A window of Aeromicrobium sp. A1-2 contains these coding sequences:
- a CDS encoding putative quinol monooxygenase — MSVQVVAVITAKPGSEDAVRAAMQGLVAPTREEAGCLAYDLSESTAAPGTFVTIEQWSDPSDLDSHMQTPHIQSALAVLGTELSAPPAIHPLTPLVVG; from the coding sequence ATGAGCGTCCAGGTCGTTGCCGTCATCACTGCCAAGCCGGGATCGGAGGACGCCGTCCGCGCGGCCATGCAGGGGCTCGTGGCGCCGACCCGTGAAGAGGCGGGCTGCCTCGCGTACGACCTCTCGGAGTCCACCGCGGCGCCGGGCACGTTCGTCACGATCGAGCAGTGGAGCGATCCGTCCGACCTCGACTCCCACATGCAGACGCCGCACATCCAGTCGGCGCTCGCGGTGCTGGGCACCGAGCTGTCCGCTCCGCCGGCGATCCACCCGCTGACGCCGCTGGTCGTCGGTTAG